Proteins encoded in a region of the Pseudomonas sp. PDNC002 genome:
- a CDS encoding TonB-dependent receptor — protein sequence MLLRSRLRPHSLALAVGLALTGGVVLPTLAAEASREQRQYDISPGPLGEVLARFAAQAGVPLAFEAQALNRQQSAGLKGNYAPEQGLEHLLEGSGYRLVRKSSGYGVEAAPDDSGALEMDATTVSGAVQQRGELPPAYAGGQVARGAQLGMLGNQDIQDVPFSFASYTARTIQDQQAQTVGDVLLNDASVRQGNGYGNFSQIFVIRGLPLSTDDVSLNGLYGVTPRQIIGTESLERVELFKGPNAFINGVTPNGTGIGGAVNLQTKRAEDVPTRSVTLGYGSDNQIGEHLDLGQRFGEDNRFGARVNLAQREGETGVDDENQRYKLATVNLDYRGERLRLMTDFGYQKQRINQGRPVVYVGTGVSSIPHAPDADHNYGQSWSYSQLEDTFGMFRAEYDLNDSWTAYLSGGAKHTRENGAYSALTLSDNNGAAGGGMMDATHDEDNKSAMAGLNGHFATGPVSHQMNLSVAGIWAEQRSAYTMTTKRYPTDIYNPVQTPKPAPTLTGGDYSDPGIVGKTLNKSVAAADTLGFLDDRVLLTVGVRRQSIGTDGWNYVGKRTATYDESITTPVYGLVVKPTEYLSLYANRIEGLAAGPTAPSSAANFGEVFAPNRSKQVEVGAKLDFGSYGGNLAFYRIEQPFSTTDPDSKIFSVDGEQENRGIELNVFGEPVDGLRLLAGGTWIDTELKNTAGGKTDGNRAVGVPTFQYNLGADWDIPGIQGAALNGRMLRTGGQYLDAANDLSIPAWTRVDLGARYAFKVDERDVTLRANLENVANKAYWASTIGGYLTQGDPRTLKVSMTVDF from the coding sequence ATGCTCCTCCGCTCCCGCCTCCGCCCGCATTCCCTCGCCCTGGCCGTCGGCCTGGCCCTGACTGGCGGCGTTGTGCTGCCCACCCTGGCGGCCGAAGCCAGCCGCGAACAGCGCCAGTACGACATCTCCCCCGGCCCGCTGGGCGAGGTGCTGGCCCGGTTCGCCGCACAGGCCGGCGTGCCGCTGGCATTCGAGGCACAGGCGCTGAATCGCCAGCAAAGCGCTGGATTGAAAGGCAACTACGCGCCCGAGCAGGGACTTGAGCACCTGCTCGAAGGCAGCGGCTACCGCCTGGTGCGCAAGAGCAGCGGTTACGGCGTGGAAGCGGCGCCGGATGACAGCGGCGCCCTGGAAATGGACGCCACCACCGTCAGCGGTGCCGTGCAGCAGCGCGGCGAACTGCCGCCCGCCTATGCCGGCGGCCAGGTCGCCCGTGGCGCTCAGCTGGGAATGCTGGGCAACCAGGACATCCAGGACGTGCCCTTCAGCTTCGCCAGCTACACCGCCAGGACCATCCAGGATCAGCAGGCGCAGACCGTCGGCGACGTGCTGCTCAACGATGCCTCGGTACGCCAGGGCAACGGCTACGGCAACTTCTCGCAGATCTTCGTCATCCGCGGCCTGCCGCTGAGCACCGACGACGTCTCGCTCAACGGCCTGTACGGCGTCACCCCGCGGCAGATCATCGGCACCGAGTCGCTGGAACGGGTCGAGTTGTTCAAGGGCCCCAACGCCTTCATCAACGGCGTGACACCCAACGGCACCGGCATCGGTGGCGCGGTCAACCTGCAGACCAAGCGCGCCGAAGACGTACCGACCCGCAGCGTGACCCTGGGCTATGGCAGCGACAACCAGATCGGCGAGCACCTCGACCTCGGCCAGCGCTTCGGCGAGGACAATCGCTTCGGCGCGCGGGTCAACCTGGCCCAGCGCGAGGGCGAGACCGGCGTCGACGACGAGAACCAGCGCTACAAGCTGGCCACCGTCAACCTCGACTACCGTGGCGAACGCCTGCGCCTGATGACCGACTTCGGCTACCAGAAGCAGCGCATCAACCAGGGTCGCCCGGTGGTCTACGTCGGCACCGGCGTCAGCAGCATTCCCCACGCCCCGGACGCCGACCACAACTACGGACAGTCCTGGAGCTATTCCCAGCTGGAAGACACCTTCGGCATGTTCCGCGCCGAGTACGACCTCAATGACAGCTGGACCGCCTACCTCTCCGGTGGCGCCAAGCACACCCGCGAAAACGGCGCCTACTCCGCCCTGACGCTCAGCGACAACAACGGCGCCGCAGGCGGCGGCATGATGGATGCCACCCACGACGAGGACAACAAGAGCGCCATGGCCGGCCTGAACGGCCACTTCGCCACCGGCCCGGTCAGCCACCAGATGAACCTCAGCGTCGCCGGCATCTGGGCCGAGCAGCGCAGCGCCTACACCATGACCACCAAGCGCTACCCCACCGACATCTACAACCCGGTGCAAACGCCCAAGCCCGCGCCAACCCTCACCGGCGGCGACTACAGCGACCCCGGCATCGTCGGCAAGACGCTGAACAAGAGCGTGGCCGCCGCCGATACCCTGGGCTTCCTCGACGACCGCGTGCTGCTGACCGTGGGCGTACGCCGGCAAAGCATCGGCACCGACGGCTGGAACTACGTCGGCAAGCGCACCGCCACCTACGACGAATCCATCACCACGCCGGTCTATGGCCTGGTGGTGAAGCCCACCGAGTACCTGTCGCTCTACGCCAACCGCATCGAAGGCCTGGCCGCCGGCCCGACCGCGCCCAGCAGCGCGGCGAACTTCGGCGAAGTCTTCGCGCCGAACCGCTCCAAGCAGGTGGAAGTGGGCGCCAAGCTGGACTTCGGCAGCTACGGCGGCAACCTGGCCTTCTACCGCATCGAGCAGCCCTTCAGCACCACCGACCCGGACTCGAAGATCTTCAGCGTCGACGGCGAGCAGGAGAACCGCGGCATCGAGCTGAACGTCTTCGGCGAGCCGGTGGACGGCCTGCGCCTGCTGGCAGGCGGCACCTGGATCGACACCGAACTGAAGAACACCGCCGGCGGTAAGACCGACGGCAACCGCGCCGTGGGCGTGCCGACCTTCCAGTACAACCTGGGCGCCGACTGGGATATCCCCGGCATCCAGGGCGCCGCCCTCAACGGGCGCATGCTGCGCACCGGCGGCCAGTACCTGGACGCCGCCAACGACCTGAGCATCCCGGCCTGGACCCGCGTCGACCTCGGCGCCCGCTACGCCTTCAAGGTGGACGAGCGCGACGTGACCCTGCGCGCCAACCTGGAGAACGTCGCCAACAAGGCCTACTGGGCCTCCACCATCGGCGGCTACCTGACCCAGGGCGACCCGCGCACCCTGAAGGTCTCGATGACCGTGGATTTCTGA
- a CDS encoding DsbA family oxidoreductase, whose product MSDAITIDFVSDVVCPWCAIGLNGLLAAIRRVDGELTVELRIKPFELNADMPAEGEDLVEHLQRKYGSSAEDIARNQEHLRSMGEDVGVHFDLKKRDRIYNTFDAHRLLHWAAESHRDVALKQALLHAYFGEGRDPSDPEVLLEVAVSVGLDAVRAREILDSDAYGDEVVAEEDFYTSHGIRAVPAVILNGRQLISGAQSSDYYEQALRQVARNAPLPE is encoded by the coding sequence ATGAGCGATGCCATCACCATTGATTTCGTCTCCGACGTGGTCTGCCCCTGGTGCGCCATCGGCCTGAACGGCCTGCTGGCCGCCATCCGCCGGGTGGATGGCGAACTGACCGTGGAACTGCGCATCAAGCCCTTCGAGCTCAACGCCGACATGCCGGCCGAAGGCGAGGACCTGGTGGAGCACCTGCAACGCAAGTACGGCAGCAGCGCCGAAGATATCGCCCGCAACCAGGAGCACCTGCGCTCCATGGGCGAGGACGTCGGCGTGCACTTCGACCTGAAAAAGCGCGATCGCATCTACAACACCTTCGATGCCCATCGCCTGTTGCACTGGGCGGCGGAATCACACCGCGACGTGGCGCTGAAACAGGCGCTGCTGCATGCCTACTTCGGCGAAGGCCGCGACCCGAGCGACCCGGAAGTGCTGCTGGAAGTAGCCGTGAGCGTCGGCCTGGACGCCGTGCGCGCCCGTGAGATCCTAGACAGCGACGCCTATGGCGACGAGGTGGTGGCCGAGGAAGACTTCTACACCAGCCACGGCATCCGTGCGGTGCCGGCGGTGATCCTCAACGGCCGCCAGTTGATCTCCGGGGCGCAGAGCTCCGACTACTACGAGCAGGCGCTGCGCCAGGTGGCGCGCAATGCGCCGTTGCCGGAGTGA